From Flaviflexus ciconiae:
GACTGAATCTCGTCCAGCTCCGAGGAGATGAGAACAACGGCGGTTCCGGTGTCTCGTTCCTGGACGATGCGGTTGTGAATGAACTCGATGGAGCCAACATCGACACCGCGGGTCGGCTGGGATGCGACAAGAAGCGTGAGCTTGCGCGACATTTCGCGCGCCACGATGACCTTCTGCTGGTTACCGCCCGACAGTGTCGTGATCGGGTCGGAAACGTTCGTCAGTCGAATATCAAACTCGTCGCGGAGCGTCTCCGCGTTCTCGTGGATTTCCTTGAGCTTCAGAGATGGGCCGCGGGAGAACCGTTCGGAACGGTACTGGTTGAGGACCAGGTTCTCGGCAACCGAGAAAGGCTGGACCATTCCGTCCCTCATGCGGTCCTCCGGGATGTACCCCAGTCCCTCGTCGACCCGCTTGCGGACAGGGTGCTTCACGATCGATTTACCGTCGAGCAGGATGTCGCCCCTCGTGGGGGCACGCAGCCCGAGGAGGATCTCGGCGAGCTCGGTTTGACCGTTTCCTTGAACGCCGGCGATGCCGAGGATTTCGCCCTTCTGGATGTCGAGATTGACGCGGTCAACCACTGTCACGAGGTCATCGTTGACGTACGACAGGTTCTTGACCGAAACAACGTTGGGAGCCGGCTCGGGCTCGGTCTTGTCCACCTTGAGCATGACGGAGCGGCCCACCATCATGTTCGCCAGCTCTGCCTCGGAGGAATCGGGAGATGCTTCGCCAACAACCTTGCCACGGCGAATCACCGTGATCTTGTCGGCCACGGCGCGGACCTCGCGAAGCTTGTGGGTGATGAAAACGATTGACGTGCCGGCTGCCGCGAGTTCCTTCATGATCTCCATGAGCTCATCGGTTTCGGCGGGTGTGAGCACGGCGGTGGGCTCATCGAGGATCAGGATCTGGGCCTTGCGGGACAGAGCC
This genomic window contains:
- a CDS encoding ABC transporter ATP-binding protein, with the protein product MKLELVGITKKFGSLIANDHIDLVVEPGQIHALLGENGAGKSTLMNVLYGLYDPDEGEIRIDGKPVTFKGPGDAVAAGIGMVHQHFMLVPVFTVAESVALGYEPTVPGIGLIKTKEAHQIVKDVSKRFGFDLDPKAKIEDLPVGAQQRVEIVKALSRKAQILILDEPTAVLTPAETDELMEIMKELAAAGTSIVFITHKLREVRAVADKITVIRRGKVVGEASPDSSEAELANMMVGRSVMLKVDKTEPEPAPNVVSVKNLSYVNDDLVTVVDRVNLDIQKGEILGIAGVQGNGQTELAEILLGLRAPTRGDILLDGKSIVKHPVRKRVDEGLGYIPEDRMRDGMVQPFSVAENLVLNQYRSERFSRGPSLKLKEIHENAETLRDEFDIRLTNVSDPITTLSGGNQQKVIVAREMSRKLTLLVASQPTRGVDVGSIEFIHNRIVQERDTGTAVVLISSELDEIQSLSDRIAVMYRGRVVGIVPAHTPNAVLGLMMAGVPMEEAMQKEDR